A genomic segment from Mus musculus strain C57BL/6J chromosome 13, GRCm38.p6 C57BL/6J encodes:
- the Grk6 gene encoding G protein-coupled receptor kinase 6 isoform d (isoform d is encoded by transcript variant 4): MLQFPHISQCEELRLSLERDYHSLCERQPIGRLLFREFCATRPELTRCTAFLDGVSEYEVTPDEKRKACGRRLMQNFLSHTGPDLIPEVPRQLVSNCAQRLEQGPCKDLFQELTRLTHEYLSTAPFADYLDSIYFNRFLQWKWLERQPVTKNTFRQYRVLGKGGFGEVCACQVRATGKMYACKKLEKKRIKKRKGEAMALNEKQILEKVNSRFVVSLAYAYETKDALCLVLTLMNGGDLKFHIYHMGQAGFPEARAVFYAAEICCGLEDLHRERIVYRDLKPENILLDDHGHIRISDLGLAVHVPEGQTIKGRVGTVGYMAPEVVRNERYTFSPDWWALGCLLYEMIAGQSPFQQRKKKIKREEVERLVKEVAEEYTDRFSSQARSLCSQLLSKDPAERLGCRGGGAREVKEHPLFKKLNFKRLGAGMLEPPFKPDPQAIYCKDVLDIEQFSTVKGVDLEPTDQDFYQKFATGSVSIPWQNEMVETECFQELNVFGLDGSVPPDLDWKGQPTAPPKKGLLQRLFSRQRIAVGTAATVRKSSPPASSPQAEAPTGGWR, translated from the exons ATGCTGCAGTTCCCCCATATCAGCCAGTGTGAGGAGCTTCGACTCAGCCTTG AGCGTGACTACCACAGCCTATGTGAGCGCCAGCCCATTGGGCGCCTGTTATTTCGTGAGTTCTGTGCTACGAGACCTGAGCTGACCCGGTGTACTGCCTTCCTGGATGGGGTG TCTGAATATGAGGTGACCCCTGATGAGAAGCGGAAAGCATGTGGGCGCCGACTAATGCAGAACTTTCTGAGCCACACG GGTCCTGACCTCATCCCTGAAGTTCCACGGCAGCTGGTGAGTAACTGTGCCCAGCGGCTAGAGCAGGGACCCTGCAAAGACCTCTTCCAGGAGCTGACCCG GCTGACCCACGAGTACCTGAGCACGGCCCCTTTTGCCGACTACCTCGACAGCATCTACTTCAACCGTTTTCTGCAGTGGAAGTGGCTGGAAAG GCAACCAGTGACCAAAAACACCTTCAGGCAGTACCGAGTCCTGGGCAAAGGTGGCTTTGGGGAG GTATGTGCCTGCCAGGTGCGGGCAACAGGCAAGATGTACGCATGcaagaaactggaaaagaagCGGATAAAGAAGCGAAAGGGGGAGGCCATGGCTCTCAACGAGAAACAGATCTTGGAGAAAGTGAACAGTAGGTTTGTA GTGAGCTTAGCCTACGCCTATGAGACCAAGGATGCACTGTGCCTGGTGCTGACATTGATGAATGGAGGTGACCTAAAGTTCCACATCTACCACATGGGCCAGGCTGGCTTTCCTGAAGCACGTGCTGTCTTCTATGCTGCTGAGATCTGCTGTGGCCTGGAAGACCTGCACCGGGAACGCATTGTGTACAG GGATCTAAAGCCAGAGAATATCCTTCTGGATGACCATG GCCACATTCGGATCTCGGACCTGGGACTGGCCGTGCATGTGCCTGAGGGCCAGACCATCAAAGGCCGTGTGGGCACTGTGGGCTACATGG CTCCAGAGGTGGTGAGGAATGAGCGCTACACGTTCAGTCCTGACTGGTGGGCGCTAGGCTGCCTCCTGTACGAGATGATCGCAGGTCAGTCGCCCTTccagcagaggaagaagaagataaaGCGCGAAGAGGTGGAGCGGCTGGTCAAGGAAGTGGCCGAGGAGTACACAGACCGCTTTTCCTCACAGGCGCGCTCACTCTGTTCTCAG CTTCTTAGCAAGGACCCTGCTGAGCGCCTGGGGTGTCGTGGAGGTGGCGCCCGTGAGGTAAAGGAGCACCCCCTTTTCAAGAAACTGAATTTCAAGCGGCTGGGAGCTGGCATGCTAGAGCCACCTTTTAAGCCTGAT CCCCAGGCTATTTATTGCAAGGATGTCCTGGACATTGAACAGTTCTCTACAGTTAAAGGTGTGGATCTGGAGCCCACAGACCAAGACTTCTACCAGAAGTTTGCCACAGGCAGTGTGTCCATCCCCTGGCAGAATGAG ATGGTGGAGACCGAGTGCTTCCAGGAACTCAATGTCTTTGGGCTGGATGGGTCTGTTCCCCCAGACCTGGACTGGAAGGGCCAGCCCACTGCACCCCCCAAGAAGGGATTGCTACAGAGACTCTTCAGTCGCCAA ag GATTGCTGTGGGAACTGCAGCGACAGTGAGGAAGAGCTCCCCACCCGCCTCTAGCCCCCAGGCCGAGGCCCCCACCGGCGGTTGGCGGTAG
- the Grk6 gene encoding G protein-coupled receptor kinase 6 isoform i (isoform i is encoded by transcript variant 9), giving the protein MNGGDLKFHIYHMGQAGFPEARAVFYAAEICCGLEDLHRERIVYRDLKPENILLDDHGHIRISDLGLAVHVPEGQTIKGRVGTVGYMAPEVVRNERYTFSPDWWALGCLLYEMIAGQSPFQQRKKKIKREEVERLVKEVAEEYTDRFSSQARSLCSQLLSKDPAERLGCRGGGAREVKEHPLFKKLNFKRLGAGMLEPPFKPDPQAIYCKDVLDIEQFSTVKGVDLEPTDQDFYQKFATGSVSIPWQNEMVETECFQELNVFGLDGSVPPDLDWKGQPTAPPKKGLLQRLFSRQDCCGNCSDSEEELPTRL; this is encoded by the exons ATGAATGGAGGTGACCTAAAGTTCCACATCTACCACATGGGCCAGGCTGGCTTTCCTGAAGCACGTGCTGTCTTCTATGCTGCTGAGATCTGCTGTGGCCTGGAAGACCTGCACCGGGAACGCATTGTGTACAG GGATCTAAAGCCAGAGAATATCCTTCTGGATGACCATG GCCACATTCGGATCTCGGACCTGGGACTGGCCGTGCATGTGCCTGAGGGCCAGACCATCAAAGGCCGTGTGGGCACTGTGGGCTACATGG CTCCAGAGGTGGTGAGGAATGAGCGCTACACGTTCAGTCCTGACTGGTGGGCGCTAGGCTGCCTCCTGTACGAGATGATCGCAGGTCAGTCGCCCTTccagcagaggaagaagaagataaaGCGCGAAGAGGTGGAGCGGCTGGTCAAGGAAGTGGCCGAGGAGTACACAGACCGCTTTTCCTCACAGGCGCGCTCACTCTGTTCTCAG CTTCTTAGCAAGGACCCTGCTGAGCGCCTGGGGTGTCGTGGAGGTGGCGCCCGTGAGGTAAAGGAGCACCCCCTTTTCAAGAAACTGAATTTCAAGCGGCTGGGAGCTGGCATGCTAGAGCCACCTTTTAAGCCTGAT CCCCAGGCTATTTATTGCAAGGATGTCCTGGACATTGAACAGTTCTCTACAGTTAAAGGTGTGGATCTGGAGCCCACAGACCAAGACTTCTACCAGAAGTTTGCCACAGGCAGTGTGTCCATCCCCTGGCAGAATGAG ATGGTGGAGACCGAGTGCTTCCAGGAACTCAATGTCTTTGGGCTGGATGGGTCTGTTCCCCCAGACCTGGACTGGAAGGGCCAGCCCACTGCACCCCCCAAGAAGGGATTGCTACAGAGACTCTTCAGTCGCCAA GATTGCTGTGGGAACTGCAGCGACAGTGAGGAAGAGCTCCCCACCCGCCTCTAG
- the Grk6 gene encoding G protein-coupled receptor kinase 6 isoform g (isoform g is encoded by transcript variant 7), with product MNGGDLKFHIYHMGQAGFPEARAVFYAAEICCGLEDLHRERIVYRDLKPENILLDDHGHIRISDLGLAVHVPEGQTIKGRVGTVGYMAPEVVRNERYTFSPDWWALGCLLYEMIAGQSPFQQRKKKIKREEVERLVKEVAEEYTDRFSSQARSLCSQLLSKDPAERLGCRGGGAREVKEHPLFKKLNFKRLGAGMLEPPFKPDPQAIYCKDVLDIEQFSTVKGVDLEPTDQDFYQKFATGSVSIPWQNEMVETECFQELNVFGLDGSVPPDLDWKGQPTAPPKKGLLQRLFSRQR from the exons ATGAATGGAGGTGACCTAAAGTTCCACATCTACCACATGGGCCAGGCTGGCTTTCCTGAAGCACGTGCTGTCTTCTATGCTGCTGAGATCTGCTGTGGCCTGGAAGACCTGCACCGGGAACGCATTGTGTACAG GGATCTAAAGCCAGAGAATATCCTTCTGGATGACCATG GCCACATTCGGATCTCGGACCTGGGACTGGCCGTGCATGTGCCTGAGGGCCAGACCATCAAAGGCCGTGTGGGCACTGTGGGCTACATGG CTCCAGAGGTGGTGAGGAATGAGCGCTACACGTTCAGTCCTGACTGGTGGGCGCTAGGCTGCCTCCTGTACGAGATGATCGCAGGTCAGTCGCCCTTccagcagaggaagaagaagataaaGCGCGAAGAGGTGGAGCGGCTGGTCAAGGAAGTGGCCGAGGAGTACACAGACCGCTTTTCCTCACAGGCGCGCTCACTCTGTTCTCAG CTTCTTAGCAAGGACCCTGCTGAGCGCCTGGGGTGTCGTGGAGGTGGCGCCCGTGAGGTAAAGGAGCACCCCCTTTTCAAGAAACTGAATTTCAAGCGGCTGGGAGCTGGCATGCTAGAGCCACCTTTTAAGCCTGAT CCCCAGGCTATTTATTGCAAGGATGTCCTGGACATTGAACAGTTCTCTACAGTTAAAGGTGTGGATCTGGAGCCCACAGACCAAGACTTCTACCAGAAGTTTGCCACAGGCAGTGTGTCCATCCCCTGGCAGAATGAG ATGGTGGAGACCGAGTGCTTCCAGGAACTCAATGTCTTTGGGCTGGATGGGTCTGTTCCCCCAGACCTGGACTGGAAGGGCCAGCCCACTGCACCCCCCAAGAAGGGATTGCTACAGAGACTCTTCAGTCGCCAA agGTGA